The sequence below is a genomic window from Aureispira sp. CCB-E.
TGAAATGAACAAACTAATTTCTCGCACTGTAAAAGATACCAAACCTATTACGGTTGAATATGCCATTACAGAACATGGAAAGACCTTAAATAATTTAATAGTAGAAATTATTGACTGGGGAATACATCATCGAAAAGAGATTTTCAAGAAATAAAATGCCTCCTATTCTTCTATTTAATCCAAAATCAACCATTAGTTTCATAACCTAATTACATATGAAATACTATTCTAGTATAGTTTTACTTCTTTTTATAAATGCACAAGTATTAGCCCAAGTAGCCTTTGAAAATATAGACAATGTAAAGGACACAACATTCTATCCTTATGATTCGACCAACAACTATCCTACTTTAAAAAATATTCGGTCATTTAAAGGACAAACACTTCTCGTGGCCAAAGTTCAACCCACATATTTTAGTATTCATTTAAGAACACGATTGCCTTCTAACAACATCAATCCGCCAACTAAAAAAACAGCAAAAAAGAACAAAACACAAACTACAGAAACCTACTTTCCTCATCCTTATGAGTTTAGCAATTCCTCTAATAAAGATAGCTTGTTAGGGCATTATTTCTATGTTCAAGATGTTGTGAAAAGGCAGTCTTCTTATTTCTTTAAATTGTTGGACAAAAAACGAGGTGCAACTGTTTATTTTAAATTTAACCCAACAGCACCAAATCCTTTTCCTTTTTTAACCTTAGGTTTTTATGAGAAAGAAAAATCTAAAATTGGTCAATCATTTTTTGCTCATAAAATAGACTTGACAAATATTATAACCAAAGAAACAGTTACTCTATTTAGTGAATACCTAGTCATTGATAGGATTGTGGTTGACAAAACTTCTTATACTTATTATTACATCATAAAAGATAAAAAAGGAATTTATTATAAAATAATAGGTTCTGACTTTGACGAAGTCAATAAATACGCTTTCAAAGTAGATTAAATCATTCCTCCATCTATTTATTAAAAAAAACCAACATCCCATGCAAAAATCTAGTTCAATCAGAGGTAGCTTATTCGGTATGGCTATCGGAGATGGCTATGGCTACCCTACAGAATTTCTTACCATAGAAGAAATTACAGCAAGATGGCCGCCCAATGGACCAAAAGAACCAGAAGGTAATCCTATTTTAGTCACAGACGACACTCAAATGGCTATTGCAGTGGCTAAAGCACTTATCGAAGCCGAAAAAGAAGCTTATTCTCCCGAATCTCTAGAAAAGAGCCTCACGAAGTTCTATGTTGAATGGCTGAATGACCCACTAAATAACCGAGCACCAGGAATGACGTGCATCAGATCTTGCGAAAGGCTCGAGAAGGGAATTCATTGGCAAAAAGCAACCGACCTAAATTCCAAAGGTTGCGGCGCCAATATGAGAGTTATTCCTGTTGGCTTGCTAGCTGTAAAGGGGCTATCTGAAAAAGAGGTTGGAGCAATTGCTCAATTTCAATCCGCTCTTACCCACGCCCATCCTACCGCATTAGCTGCTTCTGAAATCACTGCTATTACAGTTTATAAATTATTCTATGGAGTTTCTCACAGTCAGTTGTTAGAAGAATTATTAGTCTATGCCGAGCGCCAAAAAACAGTTTATCATAAAAGTTACTTGAAGGAAATTTGGAATAGACCTCCTTTCAGAAATCCCAAAGAATTTATGACACTTGGTTGGGAACAAATTATTGCCGTTCTGTTAAACGTAAAATTAGGCGTTGAGAAAAATGACGTTACTGTCGATCCTTGTTTAATTAGTGGCGAAGGATGGGTTGCTGAAGAAGCTTTTGCTACAGCTTTGCTCTGTTTTTTATTGTATCCTACCGATCCTGCTAAGGCACTAAAAAGAGCTGTCGTTACTTCTGGTGATTCTGACTCCATAGCTTGTTTAACTGGGGCATTTAGTGGTGCTTACTGTGGAATTAAAGCTATTTCCCAAGAATGGGTTCAAAGAATTGAATACAAGGAAGAACTAGAGCAGATTGCTGATTTATATATATAAGCAAGTATGGCTGTATTTTACTTTTATAGTTGTTTAAAATTAACTAACATATGTTAGTGCAACCTTATATAATATCTAATACTTTTGAAAAATGATTTTACTATCAATGAATACGACCATTCGTCAAACTTCGCCAATCCAAAATCTCTAAAAACAATGTTTCAAAGATTTATTCCATCCCTTATTATCCTACATTTAACATCCTTTGGACTTGCGTTATACTCTCAAGCATCTGCTAATAGCCATTATTATGATGGGAGGTTTATAGGAATCATTTATTATGTTATAGCTATCTTTTGGTTGTTGTTATTTATTTTCAACAATCGGGGGCTTAAGGTTGACTATATGGCTATGATTAAGATGGGAACAATATTAGTTTCTTTGGTAGGCTGGGGTTATTATTTACGATCGTTGATGTGTATGAATTGTTTAAATAGCGGTTAAGGCATAATACATACCCGCATCTCCATCCATCGTCATATTCTGGACTATAACAATGAAGGACAACTTGTCAAGCATCAACATTATAAAAAGCCCCTTTCCAAAAATAGATTTACAGCTACATTCTACCGATACAATGAAGAAGGATTATTATCCTATTTCCTAGGAGACGACGCACACTACTATTTTAAATATAACCAAGACCAAGACTTGATCAAATTCACCAAAAAAGGCATGGAGAATAAAACTATCCTCTACTCGTATGACCAACACCATAATTTAATCCAAACGCAAACGATTAATGTATATTCCCCTATTGAAGATGAAGATTTCGTAATCGATAGAAATCCTAATGTTTTTTATGTAGGTATAAAAAAATCGCTGCTCCAATATAAAATTGAGTACTATGAAAATTAAATTAGTTCTATTATTTTTTATATGCTTTAATCATCTTAGTTTTTCTCAAAACTCGTATGATTCAGAATTCATTGCAAAACTAAAAAGCGATGTAATGAAAGGGCAAAAAGACAAGTACGAACAGTGGAAAGCTTTTGAAGGAAAGTTAGGAAAAGACAAACGAGTATTCTTTTTGCTAAATACCTATATTTATAACCCTAAGGAAACTAAGATATGGGGAGAATACCTGTACACTAAATACAATACCCCTATACAATTAGAAGGCATTCTAAAAGGCTCAAAAGTTTATCTCAAGGAGTTTGTAAAAGGCAAGCATACAGGAACTCTAATTTTTGACATGGAAAACAGCACTGGAGAATGGACTAATAATCAAGGGAGCTCCTACACCATTGAAATAGAGCTTTGTGAGTTGCGCGCTTACGTCCAACAATACTACTCCAATCGACTGGAGGACATTCAAAATAAGAATTTCAAAACTTTTGTAAAAGGATATAAAACTTCTATCATCCCTAATTTTGCTGCAATTTCCGATTCAGATGAGGAGCGTACACAAAAAATAGATCGAAAAATTGCAGCCCAATACTTAAAAAAAAGTGGCTATGAAAATTTCGATGATGATCAAGCGGGTTATTTATATGGAGATGCTTTTTTTACAGAGCATCATATTTACTTATTCACCATAGAATACTACTCCCCTGGTGCCTTTGGTATTGACGATCAATTGTTATTAGTGCATATTTTCGATTATAAAGGAAATTTAAAAAGTTCTAAAAATCTTGGCTGCAACTGCAATGATTCGGACATGGGCATTGAAGCAGAACACAGTCGTAGTGCTTCGATACTAGTTGACTGGGATAAAATAACTATTTTTAAAAAAGGGAACAGTATCTATTTTGAACAGGACAAAGAGATCAACCAATCGTGGATCGATTATTACAAAATAAGTCCTACAGGTGAATTAATAGAACAATAAATCTGCATACTGGTAGATTTTAAATAGCTTTGCGCAATTCTGAATAATATATACGCTAGCGTTTGCAATAATCATTACTTCGTCAAAACCACGCAGTAGCAGCACAACTAAATACTAAATAACTATAATATTAACAAAAATAGAAATCACCAATGAAATTAGCATCTATCGACAACCAAACAAGAGATGGTCAATTGGTTGTTGTCAACAAAGAACTAACTAAAGCTGTAAAAGTTCCCCAAATTGCTGCAACTATGCAAGCTGCAATAGACAACTGGTCAGCAACAGAAAGTCAATTGCAAGAAGTTTATGCTCAGTTAAATGTCAATAAACTAGAATCTGCTTTTGATTTTTCAACTGTAAAAGTAATGGCTCCAATACCGAGAGCATATCATTGGGCAGATGGAAGTGCTTATGTGACACATGTGGAACTTGTTCGAAAAGCTAGAAATGCTCAACTACCTGAATCCTTCTGGACAGATCCTCTAATGTACATGGGAGCTTCTGATGCATTTATTGGGGCAAACGATGCTATCGAAATTGAAACCGAAGATTGGGGCATTGATTTTGAATCAGAAGTAGCTGTTATTACAGATGATGTTCCAGCTGGTGTTAGCCCCCAAGAAGCTTTGACACACATTAAATTGGTGACTATTATAAACGATGTTTCGTTAAGAAATCTTATTCCGAATGAGTTATCTAAACAATTTGGATTTTACCAATCCAAACCTTGGACAACATTTGCTCCAGTAGTAGTTACTCTAGATGAATTGAAAGAAGAATGGGACAACGGAAAACTCCACTTACCATTATATTCTACATTAAATGGCCAACTTATCGGTTCTCCCAATGCTGGGGTTGATATGACATTTGATTTTGGACAATTGGTTGCCCATGCTGCGAAAACTCGTTCGCTAATGGCAGGAACAGTCATTGGATCAGGAACCGTTGCCAATCAAGGAAGCCCTAACGGTTCTAGTTGTTTGGCAGAAGTTCGATGTTTGGAAGTAATTAAAGACGGAAAAGCCTCTACCCCTTTTATGAGTTTTGGAGATAGAATCGAAATAGAAATGAAAGATAAAAATGGCCATTCTATTTTCGGAAAAATCAATCAAGTCGTAACAAAATATCAAAAGTAGTTTGCGCTTTCATAAAATTTATATTTTTGATTTTCGAATAGTCCGCTAGAGAATGGGGTGTGCTCTATTTATTGGCAGACTATTCGAAAATATCTATTTTAGACAGTGGCAACTTTTTTGCTCATACTCTTGATATAACTAAAATGGGCTCTGTAAACAGAAAATAATGTTGGATAGTAATGATAGGGCAAATCAAACTCTTTGCAAGTCTCTTTTACTATTGGAGCGATTTCGTGCAATCTACTATAAGAAATTGTTGGAAATAGGTGGTGTTCGATCTGGTAGCCCAAACCTCCTGTCATCATTGTCAGAAACCAGTTACCATGTTCAAAGTTTACAGTAGATTCAACTTGTAGGCTCCCCCAATCTCGTGGGTATTTTCTCGGTTTTTTCTCTCCATTCATAGCTAATTCACACTGATGACTAGCACCAAAAGTAGCTTGAACAATAATCCCTGCCCCTCCTAACATACACCCAATAACAAGTAGAGCTGTAAAAACATCCAAAAAAATAAACGGCAGTACGTACCACAATCCTGTTGAAATAACTTTAAACAGGATCAATAAAAAAAATTCTGAAGGGTAAATTTTTGACATTTTTCCATAGGGTCCCATCCAGTTTCCACGAACGACAGAAGATACATCAGTATAGGACAGGATAGGGAGAGTGATCATGTATAAAAAGATAACATAAAAATGTTGAAATTTATGGTAAAAAAAATACTCGTGCTCTTGTCTTAGTCTTAACATTGGAAAATGCACTTCAATATCAGGATCTTTATCTGGAACATTTGTAACAATATGATGTAAAGGGACGTGCACCGCCGTAAATACATAAGACGAAATAGTTATAATATCCAGTGTAAATAATGCTAATACTCGATTTGCCTTTGAAGAAGCAAAGACGCCTCCGTGCATCGCTTCATGCCCGTATCCCCCAATCGCAAATGCTAAGGGTCCCCAGATCAAGGCACAAAAAATATTGCCATATCCTATTGCCCCAATCGAAACGATTATAAAAATTACATACAAAGCGACCAGTCGAAATAGAAAATTAGAGGTTCCATGATGTGCTAGCCGCTTCTCCTTCCCTTTTATGCCTCTTTTTTCGGCGGAATCAAGCAAATACGCCTGTACTCTCTTTTTTAAGGTGGGATAAAAACCATCTCCATCCCAATCAAAATCAGGTTGATAATCCTCCTTCTTCCCTACTTCATACATCTTTAAATACCCTCTCGGAATTGACTCAAAAAGGTGTGTTGTTTCCAAAAGGGTTGTTGCATCCATCCCTCTACACTGTAACAAAAAACGCTTTCCACCTGGATGTTCTTTGATAAAAGGAATAAAATCATAATACTTGCCGTGGATTTCCCATAACTTTCCAGCAGCCACCAATTTGGCTAGCTCTTTTTTTGATAATTCATTCACATTAAAAATATTGTATTGGGTTAATAATTGTAATTGAGTAGAATAAATATAATATTCAAAAATTAAACTTTATGCTAATATTGATTTTGAAAAGAGTTAAATTATCGAAAAGTTACTATTAAGAGATCCAAAATGCTTTATCAAATCTTAACTAATACGATTCGATAGTTCGCTATTCTGCTACTTTGTAGCTATACGCTCGGTCAGATGGCTAGTGCTATTAGAAGAGAAGAAAAAAATATTAAAAATTTATTTTTTTGTTAATTTATTTGATATATCAAATAAATTTCACACCTTTGATTAACACAATAAATAACTATGAATTTTGACTCTCCTACTGGCACCGTCCTCTATTCTATAGAGAAAGCCATAAAAGCATATCGCCGCTTAAGTCAGCATAATATATCACAAGTTGTTCCTGATATTACGGTAGATCAAGCTTTGATTTTATTAATGTTAGATGGTAATGATAAGACGCAAACTGAAATTGCAGATTTGATTTTTAAAGACTATGCCTCTATGACACGAATCGTAAAACTAATGACTCAAAAAGACTATTTGGTCAAAACGATAGATGCTCAAGACAAACGAAAATCGAAATTAGAAATTACCGCTAAAGGGAGAAATACAATAAAAAAGCTGCAACCAATGATACAAAACAACAGAGATACCGCACTAAATAATGTTTCAGATGAGGAGCTAAAACAACTGTATGGAATACTCCATAAAATAACCCAAAATTGCCAGTCCAAAAAATGAAGCATCTGATTTTTTTATTGGTCATAATATGCTGCGCGTGTAATCGCAAAAAAACACCAAAACCTACCGACTCTAAAGTCGAACAAATTGCTAATTATTTAGACTCTTTAGAAGGCTTTAGTGGGGTTGTTCTAATTGCTAAAGATGATCATATTTTGTTCAAAAGAGCTTATGGATTTGCCCATTTGGGACACAAAATCAAAAATAATGTTGCGACTAAGTTTTCTTATGCTTCTATTGGTAAATCCTTCACTGCTGTCGCTATATTTCATTTAATTCAGCAAGGTAAATTGTCTTTGCAAGATAATATTGGCAAGTACCTTCCTGACTATCAAAACCAAAAGGCGCGAGATTCTGTTACCATAGAGTTGCTGTTAAGGCATAAAAGCGGTCTCCCTAATTATTTTCATTATGAAAAATATACTCAAGCCTCCAAAGAACAATTCAGAACACTAGATGATCTTACCAACTTATACGAAAATAGACCCTTAGAATTTTCCCCTGGTCAAGAATTTGCGTATCGCAACACCAACTATATTGTACTTGGCAGAATCATAGAAGCCATTACCCAAATGCCTTATGATAACTATATACAAAAACATATTTTCTCCATAGCTGATATGCAAAATACAGGCAATTTTGACATTGATCACATCACTGACAATGTTGCTGAAAACTATACCTTATCAGATGTTCACTTGAATCAATTCCAAAAAACAATTTTCATGAGCGGGATCAAAGGTACACCTGCTGGTGGTGGGTATTCTACTGCCGAGGACTTGTATAAATTTGCCACTGCGTTTAAACATAATAAGCTCCTAAATGAAAGTTATACAAATCTTATGAAAACAGAGCCCGATCACTGGTATGGCTACGGAATGCAATTTGCAGGAGCCAAAGGCTCTGGAATTTATGGGCATAGCGGCGGACATTTTGGCACAGGTGCAGAATGGCGCATTTTTGAACAACAAGGTTATATTGTTGCGCTCTTAACCAATAAAGACTTAGATCAAGGTTTTTATAATGCTCGTTTTTTTATTGAGAAAACTATTTCGGGTGATACTCCTAGATTAAACAATTACTTTTTTACCCAAAAAGTGATCAATATCTGTCTAAATAACGGCATTGAGCAAGCAAAAGCGACAATACAAACATCAAAAAAATTGGAACTCTCCGAAAGAAGCTTAAATACAAAAGGTTATGAGATGATAAAAAGAGGTTTTTATAAAAAAGCGATTGATTTATTTAGGCTCGAAGTTTTATTTTTTTCAAACTCTTATGATGCTTACGATTCTCTAGGGGAAGCCTATATGAAAGACGGGCAAGTAAGTAAGGCAATAAAAAACTATACCAAAAGCCTAGAGATAAATCCTGAGAATATGAATGCCAAAGAGCAGTTGAGCAAATTGCTAGAAAAATAAAACCGTAGCATTTGAACCTAGATTCTTTAAAATATATATTCAAAAACTTGATAAATCGCTAATGCAAAAAATCCCAATAAGAGGTATCAAAGAACGTCCTTTAGAAAATAGATTTAATATTACAAAACTCGAAAGCTTGCTTTCTGAAAATGATATGATTCAAGAGCTTCACAGGCATGCTTTTTTCTTTGTCTTATTCCTAAAAGATGGCAATGGAGAACACATCATTGACTTCACACCATACCCTGTCAAAAAGAACTCTATTTTCTTTATGCGACCAGGACAAGTGCATCAGCTTCAACTCAAAAAAGGGAGTGCTGGATATCTTATGCAGTTTGATCAAAATTTTTACTCCCCACAACTAGCAAGTTCAAAATCTATATTCAAGAAAGTAAGTCACAAAAATTATTACTCACTCCACGCTGAAAAATTTCAAAAGCTACTCTTAATTTTATCCAATATAAATGAGGAGCATTCTCAAAAGCAAGCTCATTACGAAGAAGTTATCAAAGCAAATCTTAAAATTCTCTTTATTGAAATAGTCAGGCAAAGTCATCATACGTCAACTGTTTCAAAAAAGACTCTGTATTCCCAAGAAAGATTAGAAGAATTTTTGGAATTAGTGGAAACCCATCTTTCTTCTCACAAATCAATAGCAGAATATGCTGAGATGATGCATCTTTCTACCTTTCAGCTCAATAAAATAACCAAGGAAACTCTTGGCAAAACAAGCTCTCAAATCCTCA
It includes:
- a CDS encoding ADP-ribosylglycohydrolase family protein, which gives rise to MQKSSSIRGSLFGMAIGDGYGYPTEFLTIEEITARWPPNGPKEPEGNPILVTDDTQMAIAVAKALIEAEKEAYSPESLEKSLTKFYVEWLNDPLNNRAPGMTCIRSCERLEKGIHWQKATDLNSKGCGANMRVIPVGLLAVKGLSEKEVGAIAQFQSALTHAHPTALAASEITAITVYKLFYGVSHSQLLEELLVYAERQKTVYHKSYLKEIWNRPPFRNPKEFMTLGWEQIIAVLLNVKLGVEKNDVTVDPCLISGEGWVAEEAFATALLCFLLYPTDPAKALKRAVVTSGDSDSIACLTGAFSGAYCGIKAISQEWVQRIEYKEELEQIADLYI
- a CDS encoding fumarylacetoacetate hydrolase family protein; translation: MKLASIDNQTRDGQLVVVNKELTKAVKVPQIAATMQAAIDNWSATESQLQEVYAQLNVNKLESAFDFSTVKVMAPIPRAYHWADGSAYVTHVELVRKARNAQLPESFWTDPLMYMGASDAFIGANDAIEIETEDWGIDFESEVAVITDDVPAGVSPQEALTHIKLVTIINDVSLRNLIPNELSKQFGFYQSKPWTTFAPVVVTLDELKEEWDNGKLHLPLYSTLNGQLIGSPNAGVDMTFDFGQLVAHAAKTRSLMAGTVIGSGTVANQGSPNGSSCLAEVRCLEVIKDGKASTPFMSFGDRIEIEMKDKNGHSIFGKINQVVTKYQK
- a CDS encoding fatty acid desaturase; translated protein: MNELSKKELAKLVAAGKLWEIHGKYYDFIPFIKEHPGGKRFLLQCRGMDATTLLETTHLFESIPRGYLKMYEVGKKEDYQPDFDWDGDGFYPTLKKRVQAYLLDSAEKRGIKGKEKRLAHHGTSNFLFRLVALYVIFIIVSIGAIGYGNIFCALIWGPLAFAIGGYGHEAMHGGVFASSKANRVLALFTLDIITISSYVFTAVHVPLHHIVTNVPDKDPDIEVHFPMLRLRQEHEYFFYHKFQHFYVIFLYMITLPILSYTDVSSVVRGNWMGPYGKMSKIYPSEFFLLILFKVISTGLWYVLPFIFLDVFTALLVIGCMLGGAGIIVQATFGASHQCELAMNGEKKPRKYPRDWGSLQVESTVNFEHGNWFLTMMTGGLGYQIEHHLFPTISYSRLHEIAPIVKETCKEFDLPYHYYPTLFSVYRAHFSYIKSMSKKVATV
- a CDS encoding MarR family winged helix-turn-helix transcriptional regulator, with translation MNFDSPTGTVLYSIEKAIKAYRRLSQHNISQVVPDITVDQALILLMLDGNDKTQTEIADLIFKDYASMTRIVKLMTQKDYLVKTIDAQDKRKSKLEITAKGRNTIKKLQPMIQNNRDTALNNVSDEELKQLYGILHKITQNCQSKK
- a CDS encoding serine hydrolase, giving the protein MKHLIFLLVIICCACNRKKTPKPTDSKVEQIANYLDSLEGFSGVVLIAKDDHILFKRAYGFAHLGHKIKNNVATKFSYASIGKSFTAVAIFHLIQQGKLSLQDNIGKYLPDYQNQKARDSVTIELLLRHKSGLPNYFHYEKYTQASKEQFRTLDDLTNLYENRPLEFSPGQEFAYRNTNYIVLGRIIEAITQMPYDNYIQKHIFSIADMQNTGNFDIDHITDNVAENYTLSDVHLNQFQKTIFMSGIKGTPAGGGYSTAEDLYKFATAFKHNKLLNESYTNLMKTEPDHWYGYGMQFAGAKGSGIYGHSGGHFGTGAEWRIFEQQGYIVALLTNKDLDQGFYNARFFIEKTISGDTPRLNNYFFTQKVINICLNNGIEQAKATIQTSKKLELSERSLNTKGYEMIKRGFYKKAIDLFRLEVLFFSNSYDAYDSLGEAYMKDGQVSKAIKNYTKSLEINPENMNAKEQLSKLLEK
- a CDS encoding AraC family transcriptional regulator — encoded protein: MQKIPIRGIKERPLENRFNITKLESLLSENDMIQELHRHAFFFVLFLKDGNGEHIIDFTPYPVKKNSIFFMRPGQVHQLQLKKGSAGYLMQFDQNFYSPQLASSKSIFKKVSHKNYYSLHAEKFQKLLLILSNINEEHSQKQAHYEEVIKANLKILFIEIVRQSHHTSTVSKKTLYSQERLEEFLELVETHLSSHKSIAEYAEMMHLSTFQLNKITKETLGKTSSQILNEQILLEAKRNLLGTLNQINQIAYELGYEDSSYFIRFFKKHTGISPEVFRKNFK